In a single window of the Nicotiana tomentosiformis chromosome 8, ASM39032v3, whole genome shotgun sequence genome:
- the LOC104103860 gene encoding inactive leucine-rich repeat receptor-like protein kinase CORYNE, protein MGKTKFIYYTGFKVGFLWVQLRCVECQRRMIISTAPPQSQRVFLSVLFGMLTGLICALLFAWLVRSFIRYMNKPPILKGPVVFSPKIPAKTLQSALIANDTQLLGSSRYYRTVLDNGLTVAVKRLEPFQLQSKSLKRRIQQEVEVIASLRHRNLMSLRAYIRESNRFFLVYDYVPNGSLEDAMNKVRENQLQLSWEVRLRIAVGIVKGLQYLHFSCNPRILHRNLKPTNVMLDAEFEPRLADCGLAKIANLPLAPSSYAPPESCRYTDKSDVFSFGVILGVLLTGKYPTDPFLGNTSLGRWLQRLQEAGDSREALDKSILGEEIEEDEMLMAVKIAVVCLSDMPAHRPSSDELVSMLTQLNSF, encoded by the exons ATGGGGAAGACAAAGTTTATCTACTATACAGGTTTCAAAGTGGGGTTTTTGTGGGTGCAACTGAGGTGTGTagagtgccaaagaaggatgatAATCTCCACAGCCCCACCTCAGTCTCAAAGGGTTTTTCTGAGTGTTCTGTTTGGGATGTTAACTGGATTGATTTGTGCACTCCTCTTTGCTTGGCTTGTTCGGAGCTTTATTCGTTACATGAACAAACCCCCAATTCTCAAAGGCCCTGTTGTATTCTCTCCTAAAATTCCAGCCAAGACTCTGCAATCAGCTCTAATTGCTAATGACACCCAGTTGCTTGGGTCCAGTAGATACTATAGGACTGTTCTTGACAATGGCCTTACTGTTGCAGTCAAGAGGCTGGAACCCTTTCAGTTACAGAGCAAGTCTTTGAAGAGAAGAATACAGCAGGAAGTTGAAGTGATTGCTAGTTTGAGGCATAGAAACTTGATGAGTTTAAGGGCTTACATCCGGGAATCGAATAGGTTTTTTTTAGTGTATGATTATGTGCCTAATGGGAGTCTTGAAGATGCAATGAACAAAGTTAGGGAAAACCAGCTGCAGCTTAGCTGGGAAGTAAGACTCCGAATTGCTGTTGGGATTGTCAAGGGTCTTCAGTATCTTCACTTTTCTTGTAACCCCAGAATCCTGCATCGCAATCTCAAGCCCACAAACGTAATGTTGGATGCTGAGTTTGAGCCTAGGTTAGCAGATTGCGGTTTGGCCAAAATTGCCAATCTCCCACTTGCACCATCAAGCTATGCTCCTCCTGAGAGCTGCAG GTATACTGATAAGAGTGATGTATTCAGCTTTGGGGTGATATTGGGTGTTCTATTAACTGGAAAGTACCCAACGGATCCCTTCTTGGGGAATACAAGTTTAGGGCGGTGGCTTCAGCGTTTGCAGGAAGCAGGCGATTCTCGAGAAGCATTAGATAAGAGTATTCTCGGAGAAGAGATTGAGGAAGATGAGATGCTAATGGCCGTGAAAATAGCAGTGGTATGCTTATCAGACATGCCTGCTCATCGCCCTTCCAGTGATGAGCTCGTttccatgctcacccaattaaatAGCTTTTGA